A portion of the bacterium genome contains these proteins:
- a CDS encoding Rrf2 family transcriptional regulator — protein sequence MIYSKSTQYAIRAITFLAARSSFTYCHLEMIAVAEQIPRHFLAKLMQRLARKRIVHSIKGVKGGFALIMPAETITLYMIADAIDDVALSLNECIFRDNECSDVHNCPLHDTWKKLRDEQLQFLHTISIADLVNARMQ from the coding sequence ATGATTTACTCCAAGTCAACCCAGTATGCAATCCGGGCAATCACGTTCCTCGCCGCAAGATCCTCTTTCACCTACTGCCATCTTGAAATGATCGCGGTGGCTGAACAAATCCCGCGGCACTTCCTGGCAAAGCTCATGCAGAGATTGGCCCGAAAACGCATTGTTCATTCCATCAAAGGAGTGAAGGGAGGATTTGCTCTGATAATGCCCGCTGAAACGATCACGCTATACATGATTGCGGATGCGATCGATGACGTGGCGCTTTCGCTAAACGAATGCATTTTTCGAGACAACGAATGTTCCGATGTTCACAACTGTCCGCTACACGACACCTGGAAAAAGTTGCGCGACGAACAGCTTCAGTTTCTTCACACAATCTCCATAGCCGATCTGGTAAACGCGAGAATGCAATGA
- a CDS encoding FAD-dependent oxidoreductase encodes MKTPGNDSSMLTAIVPDENYHRLLISCQAACPVHTDARGYVRAIAKGRFEEAYLIARGPNPFASICGRICGAPCEVACRRGKIPRTDADGLFEGWDRPIAIRALKRFACEAAGVEANGATRAWEQVSNYIPKIAADAEELATILRGSVDGSFVRANAEPIAIIGSGPAGLSAAHDLVLMGFRPVVFEVEANPAGMLMYGVPEYRLPRDLILQEVKVIQALGVEIRCGMRVGIHVKFSELRKDYAAVIIAVGAKRSRSLAIPGESGPHVYGGVDFLRSVFAGESLSLGGDVVVIGGGNVAYDVARTVVRQAAYDTARTAARLPGTRRVRLVSLETLEEMPADTVEIREGDEEGVERVGGYGPVQIIRDASGKLTGIEFKKCLRVYDEQRKFSPVFDENKRETLSCDTVLIAAGQTPDLSFLEDGGTDVKQFRPGWPQVDQQTLATTARGVFVAGDLAHGTRLMIDAIASGKKAARSVYEFLTGRKLEAARTTSFLTIRPYIRERGYEQIRRQEVPTLDSADRLKDPSAQVEQGFNRERAMKEASRCLDCGVTPVFDGNRCVLCGGCVDVCPTLCLKIVPLLQIQVSAGGPSQTGQPPSSSPLYKGGELLETDSSAILKDEDRCIRCALCVMRCPVDAIEMERVVFQTEWTTE; translated from the coding sequence ATGAAGACCCCTGGTAACGATTCAAGCATGCTGACCGCGATAGTACCGGATGAGAATTACCATCGTCTACTGATTTCGTGTCAGGCCGCATGTCCGGTTCACACCGATGCGCGCGGTTACGTGCGCGCGATTGCAAAAGGACGCTTTGAAGAAGCATACCTGATCGCACGAGGTCCGAACCCGTTTGCTTCGATTTGCGGTCGCATTTGCGGCGCTCCTTGCGAAGTGGCCTGCAGACGCGGAAAGATTCCGCGCACCGATGCGGATGGCCTCTTTGAAGGATGGGACCGACCGATTGCGATTCGCGCGCTCAAACGATTCGCGTGTGAAGCCGCCGGCGTGGAAGCAAACGGCGCTACGAGAGCATGGGAACAGGTAAGCAATTACATTCCAAAAATTGCTGCGGATGCAGAAGAGCTGGCTACAATTCTGCGGGGATCCGTGGACGGCAGTTTTGTTCGTGCGAATGCCGAACCGATTGCTATCATCGGCTCAGGTCCGGCTGGTCTGTCTGCAGCACACGATCTGGTTCTAATGGGTTTTCGACCGGTTGTGTTCGAAGTGGAAGCAAATCCTGCGGGGATGTTGATGTACGGCGTGCCGGAATACCGGCTTCCACGGGATCTCATTCTTCAAGAAGTTAAGGTAATTCAGGCTCTCGGGGTCGAGATTCGTTGTGGGATGAGAGTTGGAATCCATGTGAAATTCAGCGAGTTGAGAAAGGATTATGCGGCTGTGATCATTGCAGTCGGCGCAAAACGCTCCCGTTCACTCGCGATTCCGGGAGAATCCGGCCCTCATGTTTATGGCGGAGTAGATTTTTTGCGCTCCGTTTTTGCAGGAGAGTCTCTGTCTCTCGGCGGCGACGTGGTCGTAATCGGCGGAGGGAACGTTGCGTACGATGTAGCACGCACAGTTGTGCGGCAAGCGGCCTACGACACAGCTCGTACCGCTGCCCGGTTACCTGGAACGCGCCGGGTCCGCCTGGTCTCACTGGAGACTCTAGAAGAGATGCCGGCGGATACGGTTGAAATTCGCGAAGGAGACGAAGAAGGCGTGGAACGCGTGGGCGGTTACGGTCCGGTTCAGATCATACGCGATGCCTCCGGCAAGCTGACCGGCATTGAGTTTAAGAAATGCTTGCGCGTATATGATGAGCAGCGAAAGTTCTCACCTGTCTTTGATGAAAACAAGCGTGAGACTCTTTCTTGTGACACGGTGCTGATCGCCGCCGGTCAGACTCCGGATCTTTCTTTCCTGGAAGATGGCGGAACGGATGTGAAGCAATTCCGCCCGGGTTGGCCGCAGGTGGATCAGCAGACATTAGCCACAACCGCGAGGGGCGTTTTCGTCGCCGGCGACCTTGCGCATGGAACCAGGCTGATGATCGATGCGATCGCTTCAGGAAAAAAAGCAGCCAGGTCGGTTTACGAATTCCTCACTGGCCGGAAACTGGAAGCCGCGCGAACAACCTCATTCCTCACAATTCGCCCGTACATAAGGGAACGAGGCTACGAACAAATTAGAAGACAGGAGGTTCCAACACTCGACTCGGCCGATCGCTTGAAGGATCCCAGCGCGCAAGTGGAGCAAGGTTTCAACCGCGAGCGAGCGATGAAAGAAGCTTCGCGCTGCTTGGACTGCGGCGTAACGCCGGTGTTTGACGGAAATCGATGCGTGCTGTGCGGTGGATGTGTCGATGTTTGCCCGACCCTGTGTTTGAAGATTGTGCCGCTTTTACAAATTCAAGTCTCAGCGGGCGGGCCGAGCCAAACAGGACAACCCCCCTCTAGCTCCCCCCTTTATAAGGGGGGAGAACTCCTGGAAACAGATTCGTCCGCAATCCTCAAAGATGAAGATCGCTGCATTCGCTGCGCACTCTGCGTTATGCGCTGTCCTGTAGATGCAATCGAAATGGAACGTGTCGTTTTTCAAACCGAATGGACAACGGAATGA
- a CDS encoding Rieske 2Fe-2S domain-containing protein, with translation MTTQPKTIEQVKRSRLDPEPIPRRDFLGLAALWSAASTLLFATVGMLRLPKAAVLPSPSKKFRVVLPESLALHQPFIPPGRSVGLFKAETGVYAVSIVCTHLGCIVKSSASGFDCPCHGSRFSQDGSVLRGPAPKALPRLAVNRMCDHEFIVDEGEIIEASEAMA, from the coding sequence ATGACCACGCAACCAAAAACTATCGAACAAGTAAAACGTTCACGGCTGGATCCTGAACCGATACCGCGCAGAGATTTCCTTGGACTTGCTGCACTGTGGTCCGCGGCATCTACACTTCTGTTTGCCACCGTTGGTATGTTGCGATTACCGAAAGCCGCGGTGTTACCCTCTCCTTCAAAAAAGTTTCGAGTGGTGCTTCCTGAATCGCTTGCGCTCCATCAACCTTTTATTCCTCCTGGACGTTCCGTAGGGCTGTTCAAGGCGGAAACAGGAGTGTACGCAGTTTCGATCGTCTGCACGCATCTGGGATGCATCGTGAAATCTTCAGCGAGCGGCTTTGATTGTCCTTGTCATGGATCCAGATTCTCTCAGGATGGCTCAGTATTGCGTGGACCCGCGCCTAAAGCATTGCCGCGTCTAGCAGTCAACCGGATGTGCGATCACGAATTCATCGTTGATGAAGGGGAAATCATCGAAGCAAGTGAGGCAATGGCATGA
- a CDS encoding cytochrome b N-terminal domain-containing protein — translation MNEVAAKNSETSAVRRFLINLRETPSRFYHTMFRSGKPESDRTRSTFIFGNVFLHLHSTRVHRWTLKWTTTWRLGIAALSSFLLTLITGVLLMFYYKPYPDVAYDSIKDIHFVVPTGRFIRNIHRWAANVMVVVVILHMVRVFYTAAYRRFREFNWVIGMLLLAVTLGLSFTGYLLPWDQLAYWAITIGANIAQSPREVTDALGITKYIDIGGLQKLILLGSEDVGEEALIRFYLLHVMILPLTLTLLVAVHFWRIRKDGGLVRPIDADLRLKPEPGLYPVFTQEPKKTYSLGAIVRGKTPQINQGPENTLPAMPHLMYAEGAVLMLAIFICVLLALFFDAPLKELANPGVPENPAKAPWYFLGLQELVSHSAFMGGMGIPAIVLLGIALIPYLDRESDGTGEWFGGPGGKMLVLRSALFGLGVVIAIEAFTIHYGWIRQWWPKAPQLLITAINPGTLLTLFYALYSLWLVRKYDSTRAGALGLFTCFLAGFIVLTVIGSYFRGPNWDFYWSPSQWPGH, via the coding sequence ATGAACGAAGTGGCGGCAAAGAATTCGGAAACCTCTGCGGTACGCAGATTTCTGATCAACTTACGGGAAACTCCATCACGCTTTTATCACACCATGTTCCGTTCAGGAAAACCGGAATCCGATCGCACCCGTTCCACATTCATTTTCGGCAACGTTTTTCTTCATCTTCATTCCACACGCGTGCACCGTTGGACTCTGAAATGGACCACCACATGGAGACTTGGAATCGCCGCCCTCTCTTCCTTTCTACTCACACTGATTACAGGTGTGCTGCTGATGTTTTATTACAAGCCGTATCCGGATGTCGCATATGACTCGATCAAAGACATCCATTTCGTTGTTCCAACCGGAAGATTCATTCGCAACATTCATCGATGGGCCGCAAACGTGATGGTTGTGGTAGTCATTCTGCACATGGTCCGGGTTTTTTATACAGCTGCCTACCGGCGCTTTCGCGAATTCAACTGGGTCATCGGAATGCTTTTGCTCGCAGTAACGCTCGGTCTTTCCTTTACAGGATATTTGCTGCCCTGGGATCAGCTTGCTTACTGGGCAATCACGATCGGAGCAAATATTGCGCAATCACCGCGTGAAGTTACCGACGCGCTCGGGATCACAAAATATATTGATATCGGCGGGCTTCAAAAGTTGATCTTGCTCGGATCCGAAGACGTTGGTGAAGAAGCGTTAATTCGGTTCTATCTGCTCCACGTGATGATTCTCCCACTGACCTTAACACTGCTGGTTGCTGTTCATTTCTGGCGGATCCGGAAGGATGGTGGTCTCGTTCGACCGATCGACGCCGACCTTCGTTTGAAACCGGAACCCGGGCTCTATCCTGTATTTACACAAGAGCCGAAGAAAACATACAGTCTTGGGGCGATTGTCCGCGGCAAAACTCCACAGATCAATCAAGGTCCGGAAAACACGCTGCCCGCGATGCCTCATTTGATGTATGCGGAAGGCGCAGTGTTGATGCTTGCGATTTTCATTTGTGTTCTGCTCGCACTCTTTTTCGATGCTCCGTTAAAAGAGCTCGCGAACCCCGGCGTTCCAGAAAATCCGGCAAAGGCTCCCTGGTATTTTCTTGGTCTTCAGGAGCTGGTATCGCATTCCGCTTTTATGGGAGGCATGGGAATTCCTGCGATTGTCCTGCTCGGAATTGCGTTGATTCCGTATCTGGATCGTGAATCGGATGGAACCGGTGAGTGGTTTGGTGGACCGGGTGGAAAGATGCTGGTGCTGCGGTCAGCGCTGTTTGGATTGGGCGTCGTGATTGCAATCGAAGCTTTCACAATTCACTACGGATGGATTCGTCAATGGTGGCCGAAAGCGCCACAACTTTTGATTACAGCAATCAATCCGGGAACTCTTCTCACTCTCTTTTATGCACTCTATTCGCTATGGCTGGTTCGCAAATATGATTCCACACGCGCCGGAGCTCTTGGATTGTTCACCTGCTTTCTTGCAGGATTCATCGTACTGACAGTAATCGGTTCGTATTTCCGCGGGCCCAATTGGGACTTTTACTGGTCCCCTTCTCAATGGCCCGGACATTAA
- a CDS encoding c-type cytochrome translates to MKANKHLLLWSSIGTLLILMWAAFHENYLQDWRRVQRNIRINLPQDQAKAFSIQLRQVVAPDVKVTDRCVSCHVGMAPGETGIEGNALYGRHADVVHDSNTLGCTTCHAGQGRATTTDAAHGNVPHWPRPLIPKEYAYAGCGSCHTHLDVPHYTRFTHGRVLFEQNDCLACHKLDGRGGTLRPGGAGGQEGPDLSRAGARRHDKDWYPKHLASHNAATVGPWQSAFGQIPEKDLSAIEEYLKSRVGAPGLMEGKAMFHSLGCRGCHKVSGVGGNDGPDLTFVGQRDPALTPFQHVPPPHNLTNWFKEHFRNPSKVVPGSLMPALGLSEEQINLLTLYMFSLRRGNYPEAQWPKDRIEAERFDQREFSTDGPTLYGTYCAACHGPSGEGMRYAGMSPFPSVGNPDFLRLASDEFITGTIKGGRPGRRMPAWGDQEGGLRAEEITRVVQHLRRMSGGVQYQGDSRPVRWANGDIQTGKRLYRSNCILCHGENGEGKEGPALNNPNLLRLATDTYLFETTRVGRRNTNMNGFGEGSTVLQALSDKEIEAIVSFIRTWEEKK, encoded by the coding sequence ATGAAAGCGAATAAGCATTTATTACTCTGGTCCAGCATTGGAACATTGCTCATTCTGATGTGGGCAGCGTTCCACGAAAATTACTTGCAGGACTGGCGCCGCGTTCAGCGAAACATTCGCATCAACTTGCCACAGGATCAGGCGAAAGCTTTTTCCATTCAATTGCGGCAAGTTGTTGCGCCGGATGTAAAGGTGACCGATCGGTGCGTGAGCTGTCATGTAGGAATGGCGCCCGGGGAAACAGGTATCGAAGGAAATGCTTTGTACGGTCGTCATGCGGACGTTGTGCACGATTCCAACACACTGGGCTGCACGACCTGTCATGCAGGGCAAGGCCGCGCGACTACAACGGATGCCGCGCATGGGAATGTGCCCCATTGGCCGCGACCGCTGATCCCGAAAGAGTATGCATACGCAGGTTGCGGTAGCTGCCACACTCATCTGGACGTACCCCATTACACGCGATTCACTCACGGACGCGTGTTGTTTGAGCAAAACGACTGTCTCGCTTGCCATAAACTGGACGGACGTGGCGGAACTTTGAGGCCCGGCGGCGCCGGTGGTCAGGAGGGTCCTGATCTTTCGCGGGCCGGCGCGCGCCGCCACGATAAAGACTGGTATCCGAAACATCTTGCCTCTCACAATGCTGCAACGGTTGGACCATGGCAATCTGCGTTTGGTCAAATTCCCGAAAAAGATCTGAGCGCGATTGAAGAGTATTTGAAGTCACGCGTGGGCGCGCCCGGTTTGATGGAAGGCAAAGCAATGTTTCACTCGCTTGGATGTCGTGGGTGTCACAAGGTTTCCGGTGTTGGTGGAAATGACGGCCCTGACTTAACGTTTGTCGGACAAAGAGATCCGGCGCTGACTCCGTTTCAACATGTTCCTCCTCCACACAATCTTACAAACTGGTTCAAAGAACATTTTCGCAATCCGTCAAAAGTGGTGCCCGGTTCACTGATGCCCGCGCTCGGATTGAGCGAAGAACAAATCAACCTTTTGACACTTTACATGTTTTCACTGCGGCGCGGAAATTATCCCGAGGCCCAGTGGCCGAAAGATCGAATTGAAGCAGAACGATTTGATCAGCGTGAATTTTCAACCGACGGTCCAACACTTTACGGAACCTATTGCGCCGCCTGTCACGGACCATCCGGTGAAGGAATGCGTTACGCGGGGATGAGTCCTTTTCCTTCTGTGGGTAATCCTGATTTCTTGCGGCTTGCTTCCGATGAATTCATCACGGGCACAATCAAAGGAGGAAGACCGGGGCGGAGGATGCCGGCCTGGGGTGACCAAGAAGGTGGATTGCGCGCGGAAGAGATCACGCGAGTGGTACAGCATCTGCGCCGGATGAGCGGCGGTGTGCAATACCAGGGAGATTCCAGACCTGTGCGTTGGGCGAACGGAGATATTCAAACCGGCAAGAGATTGTACAGGTCGAATTGCATCCTCTGCCATGGAGAAAACGGCGAAGGAAAAGAAGGACCCGCGCTGAACAACCCGAATCTGTTGCGTCTTGCAACGGACACTTATTTGTTCGAAACGACTCGCGTGGGGCGCCGCAACACAAACATGAACGGATTTGGTGAAGGCTCTACTGTGCTGCAAGCGCTTTCCGACAAAGAGATCGAAGCGATCGTTTCCTTTATCCGCACCTGGGAGGAAAAGAAATGA
- a CDS encoding molybdopterin-dependent oxidoreductase gives MLHAQGYEPEMIEAMKGSGTQVLKFRGGMPLLGMTRVFGLYRMANSMALLDAKLRGVPSDQAVGGRGFDNYSWHTDLPPGHPMVTGQQTVEFDLHAVEHAKTLIVWGMNWITTKMPDAHWLTEARMKGTRVVVIACEYSSTSSKADDAIIVRPGTTPALALGLAHVILRDKIYDADYVKRWTDLPLLVRADNLKMLRVQDVFGTAPAELKNQTVILKQGEKAPPPGVQREMFITEEMRNAWGDFVWWDAKSNQPKPITRDQVGKFSLIGDPLLNGNVELTLKSGAKVKCRPVFDVIQEYVRHFDPKTTADLTWAPANAVEALARQIAKQPGTTLFATGMGPNQFFNNDNKDRTIFLLAALTGNVGKISGNVGSYAGNYRVALFNGVPQYINENPFDIEFDPTKNARPKQLWKAESAHYYNHEDHPLKVGKKMLTGKTHMPAPHQIDVVRQRKFDPGKREVALQHRSQCTSQN, from the coding sequence TTGCTGCATGCTCAAGGCTATGAACCGGAAATGATTGAAGCGATGAAAGGCTCCGGCACGCAGGTGCTGAAGTTTCGCGGTGGAATGCCGTTGCTCGGCATGACTCGCGTGTTTGGTTTGTATCGCATGGCCAATTCGATGGCATTGCTGGATGCAAAGCTGCGCGGTGTGCCGTCCGATCAAGCGGTAGGCGGACGCGGTTTCGATAACTACTCCTGGCACACCGATCTCCCGCCAGGTCATCCGATGGTCACCGGACAACAAACGGTGGAGTTTGATCTTCATGCGGTGGAACACGCAAAAACACTGATTGTCTGGGGAATGAATTGGATCACAACAAAAATGCCGGATGCGCACTGGCTCACTGAGGCGCGCATGAAAGGCACTCGCGTTGTTGTGATTGCGTGCGAATATTCCTCAACCAGCAGTAAAGCGGATGACGCGATTATTGTGCGCCCCGGAACGACGCCGGCGCTTGCTCTTGGTCTGGCTCACGTGATCCTTCGAGACAAAATCTACGATGCAGATTATGTAAAACGCTGGACCGATCTTCCGCTGTTGGTCCGCGCCGACAATCTCAAGATGCTGCGAGTGCAAGATGTTTTCGGAACTGCTCCCGCTGAATTGAAAAATCAGACCGTTATCCTGAAGCAAGGGGAAAAAGCTCCGCCGCCGGGAGTTCAACGCGAGATGTTCATTACAGAAGAAATGAGGAATGCCTGGGGCGATTTCGTTTGGTGGGACGCAAAGTCCAACCAACCCAAACCCATCACGCGAGATCAAGTCGGTAAATTCTCTCTCATTGGCGATCCTCTGTTGAATGGGAATGTAGAGCTGACGTTAAAAAGCGGCGCAAAGGTGAAATGCCGTCCGGTTTTCGATGTGATTCAAGAGTACGTCCGCCACTTTGATCCTAAGACGACAGCGGATCTTACCTGGGCTCCAGCGAATGCTGTGGAAGCTCTCGCCCGCCAGATCGCCAAACAGCCGGGCACGACCTTGTTCGCCACAGGAATGGGACCGAATCAATTCTTCAATAATGACAATAAAGATCGAACCATCTTTTTACTGGCTGCGCTAACCGGAAATGTCGGAAAAATCAGCGGCAATGTGGGTTCGTACGCAGGTAACTACCGTGTCGCACTTTTTAATGGTGTGCCGCAGTACATCAATGAAAATCCATTCGATATCGAATTCGATCCCACAAAAAACGCGCGACCGAAACAACTCTGGAAAGCGGAGTCCGCACATTATTACAACCATGAAGATCATCCGCTGAAAGTCGGAAAGAAAATGCTGACTGGCAAAACCCACATGCCGGCCCCCCACCAAATCGATGTGGTTCGCCAACGCAAATTCGATCCTGGGAAACGTGAAGTGGCATTACAACACCGTAGTCAATGTACTTCCCAAAATTGA
- a CDS encoding dehydrogenase: protein MARVYNWQLQREMSYWYPEKRPAKQFGAVFDINKCIACQTCTLACKTTWTSGKGQEYMLWNNVETKPYGFYPLGWDVKLLELMGSNKWNGSRYEGRTIFESPEAGERVLGWRPEDIDYANPNVGEDDCVNSVEAGAYFNMPHISWFFYLARICNHCTYPACLSSCSRGSIYKRPEDGIVLIDQGRCRGYQECVKACPYKKTFYNCMTGTSEKCIACFPKIELGLQPQCFVNCIGKIRFAGWISKPEDAKPENPIDYLVHIKKVALPLFPQFGLEPNVYYIPPVHVPRKFLYQMFGPGVDQAIATYRKIPNDPDLAGLLALFGSTELIVPKWKRRGETVYGYNEKNEEIIRVPVTEPTHILPGFDSKLNVPRTNCY from the coding sequence ATGGCACGCGTTTACAACTGGCAACTTCAACGGGAAATGTCTTACTGGTATCCCGAAAAAAGGCCGGCCAAACAATTCGGCGCGGTCTTTGACATCAACAAATGCATCGCGTGCCAGACCTGCACGCTTGCATGCAAAACAACCTGGACCAGCGGAAAGGGCCAGGAATACATGCTGTGGAACAACGTGGAAACCAAGCCATATGGTTTTTATCCACTCGGCTGGGACGTCAAGCTTCTGGAACTGATGGGTTCAAACAAATGGAATGGCAGCCGCTACGAAGGGCGCACGATATTTGAATCTCCGGAAGCAGGCGAACGGGTGCTCGGCTGGAGACCGGAGGACATCGATTATGCGAACCCGAATGTTGGTGAAGATGATTGCGTAAACAGCGTTGAAGCTGGAGCGTATTTTAATATGCCGCACATCTCCTGGTTCTTCTACCTTGCGCGCATCTGCAATCACTGCACGTATCCTGCATGTCTCAGTTCCTGTTCGCGTGGCTCGATTTACAAACGTCCGGAAGATGGGATTGTTCTGATTGACCAGGGTCGCTGCCGTGGCTATCAGGAATGCGTTAAGGCATGTCCTTACAAGAAAACATTCTACAACTGCATGACCGGCACTTCCGAAAAATGCATCGCTTGCTTTCCAAAGATTGAGCTTGGATTGCAACCGCAATGTTTTGTTAATTGCATCGGAAAAATTCGGTTTGCCGGTTGGATTTCCAAACCGGAGGACGCAAAACCGGAAAATCCAATTGATTATCTTGTGCACATCAAAAAAGTTGCGCTCCCTTTGTTTCCGCAGTTTGGTCTGGAACCGAATGTCTATTACATTCCACCGGTTCACGTGCCGCGCAAGTTTCTTTACCAGATGTTTGGACCCGGCGTGGATCAAGCGATCGCAACGTATCGCAAGATTCCCAATGATCCTGATCTTGCCGGTCTTCTTGCGTTGTTTGGATCGACCGAGTTGATCGTTCCGAAATGGAAACGCAGAGGAGAAACAGTCTACGGTTACAACGAAAAGAATGAGGAAATTATTCGCGTGCCGGTGACGGAGCCGACGCATATCCTGCCCGGCTTTGATTCGAAGTTGAACGTTCCGCGCACAAATTGTTACTAA
- a CDS encoding ethylbenzene dehydrogenase-related protein, giving the protein MKRVAFILLLIAIAGFAFYWFNRGPKEPPASTGEVQALFLESIPVKADDQAWQDAPRYSAQLLLQDIVDPRLMKPSTTQVKVQSITNGREVAFLMQWEDTTVNDLPVPASFADACAVQLPSTSSADLPAPQMGEEGRRVEITYWSAIWQATVNGREEDIKTIYPNSAVDHYPFQAPSLASNQAEQEAMAQRYAPARALQNAMAGPRTQP; this is encoded by the coding sequence ATGAAAAGAGTTGCATTCATCTTACTTCTGATCGCAATCGCTGGATTCGCTTTTTACTGGTTCAACCGTGGACCGAAAGAGCCACCCGCATCGACCGGCGAAGTACAAGCGTTATTCCTCGAATCTATTCCTGTAAAAGCGGACGATCAAGCATGGCAGGATGCCCCGCGTTACAGCGCTCAACTGCTGCTGCAGGACATTGTGGATCCACGATTGATGAAACCTTCAACAACTCAGGTAAAAGTGCAAAGCATTACGAACGGACGCGAAGTTGCGTTCTTGATGCAGTGGGAGGATACGACAGTCAATGATTTACCCGTTCCTGCAAGTTTTGCAGACGCCTGTGCCGTTCAATTACCATCTACCAGCAGCGCGGATCTCCCTGCGCCACAAATGGGAGAAGAAGGACGCCGCGTAGAAATCACGTACTGGTCGGCGATCTGGCAAGCTACAGTCAACGGCAGAGAAGAGGATATCAAAACAATCTATCCGAACAGCGCTGTGGATCACTATCCCTTTCAAGCACCTTCTTTAGCTTCAAACCAGGCAGAACAAGAAGCGATGGCGCAGCGTTATGCTCCGGCTCGTGCGCTTCAGAATGCGATGGCAGGACCACGCACTCAACCGTGA